A window from Purpureocillium takamizusanense chromosome 3, complete sequence encodes these proteins:
- a CDS encoding uncharacterized protein (TransMembrane:6 (i198-218o230-249i270-293o299-325i390-410o416-440i)~EggNog:ENOG503P332) produces the protein MPEVRRGSLQVQSDPALANGLGTRTNSSGGGGAADRAAVDANASATDDDGTAANNSTRPGPGSAGARDVSFSDVRPPRLVRLDYPHRSADDVPPPRARSPVVGGGAGSATAPTSPISPGSSSANQQLPAFGRMSVDAPRRSLSYALRPPAEAYYDSRAATRREWQRRGRTLEEYYDDNPQLLPQLPFTWHHGWRRWRLFIFAFLVFVDASALPIALYYGLHYAGHVEGWIIFAVVTTIWGGPTYLEFAIRTLRLIKKERFYRPLGTDSRWCFDMLTWVSVVTITAVTALFVVGSAPHIVWLRVLCMPAPAILYCLGGSLLLITLFHAMAWPAPFRISSTAKGELVHPGVYYFIEDVVAVNAGAGRPYREALAARYRASPRFRRMLYVQSLFWSIPALVLAVPLTVIAVIHPVPATAAYGVCWAVPFLWCALWGAISVWWCKRDMVRERLEWEADTTGGSGGDGLTTAGSAAAAAAAAMREVKEGTASPARSETAGTGGSGSAGGGTA, from the exons ATGCCCGAGGTCCGCCGCGGGAGCCTGCAGGTGCAGTCCGACCCGGCATTGGCCAACGGCCTGGGCACACGGACGAAcagcagtggcggcggcggagcagcgGACCGAGCTGCTGTTGACGCCAATGCCTCTGCgactgacgacgatggcaccgccgccaacaactCCACGAGGCCAGGGcccggcagcgccggcgcgcgggaCGTGAGCTTCAGCGAcgtgcgcccgccccggctgGTCCGCCTCGACTACCCCCACcgctccgccgacgacgtgcctcCTCCCCGTGCTAGGAGTccggtcgtcggcggcggcgccggtagcgccacggccccgacgtcgcccatctccccgggcagcagcagcgccaacCAGCAGCTGCCCGCGTTTGGGCGGATGAGCGTCGACGCGCCCCGGCGCAGCCTCTCGTACGCgctgcgcccgccggccgaggcctACTACgactcgcgggcggcgacgcgccgcgagtggcagcgccgcgggcggacgCTCGAGGAGTACTACGACGACAACccgcagctgctgccccaGCTCCCCTTCACGTGGCACcacggctggcggcgctggcggctcTTCATCTTcgccttcctcgtcttcgtcgacgcctcggcccTGCCCATCGCCCTCTACTACGGCCTGCACTACGCGGGCCACGTCGAGGGCTGGAtcatcttcgccgtcgtcaccaccatctGGGGCGGGCCCACGTACCTCGAGTTCGCCATCCGCACCCTGCGCCTCATCAAGAAGGAGCGCTTCTACCGCCCCCTCGGCACTGACAGCCGCTGGTGCTTCGACATGCTGACCTGGGTCTCCGTCGTgaccatcaccgccgtcaccgcactcttcgtcgtcggcagcgcccCGCACATTGTCTGGCTGCGCGTCCTGTGcatgcccgcccccgccatATTGTATTGCCTCGGaggctcgctgctgctcatcaCCCTCTTCCACGCCATGGCGTGGCCCGCGCCGTTTCGCAtcagctcgacggccaagggcgagtTG GTCCACCCCGGCGTGTACTACTTCATCGAAgacgtcgtggccgtcaacgccggcgcgggccggccgtACCGCGAGGCCCTTGCGGCGCGGTACCGCGCGAGCCCACGCTTCCGGCGGATGCTGTACGTGCAGTCGCTCTTCTGGTCCATCCccgcgctggtgctggccgtGCCGCtcaccgtcatcgccgtcatccACCCGGtgcccgccacggccgcgtACGGCGTATGCTGGGCGGTGCCGTTCCTGTGGTGCGCCCTCTGGGGCGCCATCTCCGTCTGGTGGTGCAAGCGCGACATGgtccgcgagcgcctcgagtGGGAGGCCGACACCACAggaggaagcggcggcgacggattGACcacggcgggctcggcggcggcggcggcggcggcggccatgcgaGAGGTCAAGGAGGGgacggcgagcccggcgaggagcgagacggccggcacggggggcagcgggagcgccggcggcggcacggcctAG
- a CDS encoding uncharacterized protein (TransMembrane:4 (i198-218o230-249i270-293o299-325i)~COG:O~EggNog:ENOG50KOG1836) gives MPEVRRGSLQVQSDPALANGLGTRTNSSGGGGAADRAAVDANASATDDDGTAANNSTRPGPGSAGARDVSFSDVRPPRLVRLDYPHRSADDVPPPRARSPVVGGGAGSATAPTSPISPGSSSANQQLPAFGRMSVDAPRRSLSYALRPPAEAYYDSRAATRREWQRRGRTLEEYYDDNPQLLPQLPFTWHHGWRRWRLFIFAFLVFVDASALPIALYYGLHYAGHVEGWIIFAVVTTIWGGPTYLEFAIRTLRLIKKERFYRPLGTDSRWCFDMLTWVSVVTITAVTALFVVGSAPHIVWLRVLCMPAPAILYCLGGSLLLITLFHAMAWPAPFRISSTAKGELVGRTEKKKREACHFVPCMC, from the coding sequence ATGCCCGAGGTCCGCCGCGGGAGCCTGCAGGTGCAGTCCGACCCGGCATTGGCCAACGGCCTGGGCACACGGACGAAcagcagtggcggcggcggagcagcgGACCGAGCTGCTGTTGACGCCAATGCCTCTGCgactgacgacgatggcaccgccgccaacaactCCACGAGGCCAGGGcccggcagcgccggcgcgcgggaCGTGAGCTTCAGCGAcgtgcgcccgccccggctgGTCCGCCTCGACTACCCCCACcgctccgccgacgacgtgcctcCTCCCCGTGCTAGGAGTccggtcgtcggcggcggcgccggtagcgccacggccccgacgtcgcccatctccccgggcagcagcagcgccaacCAGCAGCTGCCCGCGTTTGGGCGGATGAGCGTCGACGCGCCCCGGCGCAGCCTCTCGTACGCgctgcgcccgccggccgaggcctACTACgactcgcgggcggcgacgcgccgcgagtggcagcgccgcgggcggacgCTCGAGGAGTACTACGACGACAACccgcagctgctgccccaGCTCCCCTTCACGTGGCACcacggctggcggcgctggcggctcTTCATCTTcgccttcctcgtcttcgtcgacgcctcggcccTGCCCATCGCCCTCTACTACGGCCTGCACTACGCGGGCCACGTCGAGGGCTGGAtcatcttcgccgtcgtcaccaccatctGGGGCGGGCCCACGTACCTCGAGTTCGCCATCCGCACCCTGCGCCTCATCAAGAAGGAGCGCTTCTACCGCCCCCTCGGCACTGACAGCCGCTGGTGCTTCGACATGCTGACCTGGGTCTCCGTCGTgaccatcaccgccgtcaccgcactcttcgtcgtcggcagcgcccCGCACATTGTCTGGCTGCGCGTCCTGTGcatgcccgcccccgccatATTGTATTGCCTCGGaggctcgctgctgctcatcaCCCTCTTCCACGCCATGGCGTGGCCCGCGCCGTTTCGCAtcagctcgacggccaagggcgagtTGGTAGGTCGAACcgagaagaaaaaaagagaagCATGTCACTTCGTACCGTGCATGTGCTGA